The Setaria viridis chromosome 9, Setaria_viridis_v4.0, whole genome shotgun sequence sequence CACAGCACTTGAATTGAATGCAGCTCTGCATATAGAAGCGCTACATGGTTACATGCTTAGTGTAATGCTGGGGAAGCTAAGcatacctctctctctctctctctctctctctctcttatcaTACTAACATCCTATCCAGGGAAAAAATTGCAGCTTCGTTTTGTGCGAGTGTGCGACTAAAATTGCATTTATATTTGAAGGGTCCTTGCCGTTGGTTTAGGTTCTTTGCCAGCCAATAAAAATGTTGAACGGGTATAGCTTGTTTGTGTATCTATTGCCTTGATGTTTGTTATGTACTTGTTTGGTTGACATGCTATAGGCATCTCCATGGACTTCTTTTTATCGTCTCTGTTGGATAGCTCTGGttcttattttgttttgttCGATCTCTGTATGCTTTGCTTCAGAACTTCCACGAATGCATGATTAGTCCTGATTCGGTCATTTAATATCTCTCCATCTACCCTCTTAACATAATATTATACTGTTATAATTTTCAGATGGTCAAATCTCACCATTTGAGTTACCATGCTATATATATGCTAAACATCAGAGTGTGTCAGTACATGTTAGCTGTATTTATTCAGAAGTCTTGTTCCTAAATCCAATGTATTCCTACACTCAACTTTCCTTCGCTGTATCAAAGTTGGCTGCTCTGTCTTCTAGTGTTTTCATCCATTTACTTAAGTGTACATGGCAACAGAAAAAAATCTGTGTATATTTGGTTCTTACTGTCTGTGGAGCTCTTCACTTAGACTGGAATGTTTTTTATTTATGCAGATAATCATGATGGCAGTATTGATGTTCCAGTTGAAGATGGTGATACTTTGCTTCACCTGGCATGCTTATACGGTCATCTCCCTTGTGTGCAGGTTGCATTTTTATCTTGTTTCTTGCTCCCTTCAATTGTTGATTTGATTTGTAACTAACTGTGGCCACCTTGTCAGCTACTGTTGGAACGTGGAGCTAGCTTGGAATGCAAAGATGAAGAAGGTGCAATCCCTCTTCACGATGCTTGTGCTGGAGGTATGTATTTGTGGACATACAAGGATCTCCATGCTTGTAGTCATCATGctattttgttttcttattGAGCTATATTTTTGGGGTACAGGCTTCACTGAGATGGTCCAATATATTCTGAACTTTGCTGCTAACAAGGATGGTTGCGTAGTGCGAATGCTCAACACTGTGGATTCTGAAGGCGATACAGTAAATTCGTGAACCTTTCCATCATTTCCGACTGATATTTTCAGTTATACACCATCAACATGAAAATTAAAATTCTGCATCTACCTTATGCAGCCGCTCCACCATGCTGCTAGAGGGGAACATTTGGATGTTGTCAAGCTTTTGCTCGAGGCCGGGGCATCCCCCAAGAAGGAGAACACGTATGGGCAGACACCCGCTGATATGGCTGACCAAGACACTGAAGTCCGAGGCCTGTTGACTGCCAAGCAAATTGAGGCAAGCACACACATGAGTGATGATTAAGTCTGTGGAATCCTTAGTTGAAACTGGTAGTGTGGAGTAGTAGTCGTAATATACCGCTGTCTTATCCGCTATCCAATCTTCATCAAACCTGGAGTAATATTGTAGCCAGAATTTTAATGGAGGGATTAGTTACATGATCGATGCTCCTTTTCCATATTGTTGCATTATATGAAAGATATATTTGAACACCCGTTGATTTTGTTGTTGTATTCCTTGATTGTTCCACAGCGTCTTCTAAGTTTCTTTGAGAACGAAATATATTTCTTACACCATGACTAAAGTTGAATTGCTTTGTACTTACTGGAATGTAACTAAGTCGTAATGGGTTAGATTAAATTGATTTCAAGTAATGTGATGTGTGATTCATAAGATTACAGATTAGTAGATTACTGCTTGGACTGTTGCTTGGTGGAAATAGTTATCATTTTGGTAGGAACTTGTGGGTCGCAATAGGTATCATCCATCGGAAATGCTCCCGGAGGCCGGAGCGCGTCCGATCTGCCAGTTGCAGTTCCGAAGCAAGTCAAATGAAAGCGCGTTTTCTCTGTGCAGCTCCGATGGCGTCTCGCCGTCTCGGACACAGTTTCTCGTATAGGAGGGTTGGAGCCAGAGTCGGAGTCGGCCCCCGTTGGCGTCGTTATAACGCGAACAATCCATCGACAAATGATCGCGTCCCGCATCTCTTCCGTTCACCCTCCCTTCCACCACCTTGTCACCGACTTTAGGTCGCCACTCTCCCGATCGCGATCATGGCGGCGGTGCACCAGCGCCTCTCCTTCCCGGTCGCTCCACCCCATCCGCGCCGGGGCAGCCACGGTCCTCGCCGCGACATTCCGCCGCAGGTCTGCCGCTACTGGAAGTCCGGTCACTGCAGCCGGAACCCCTGCCGGTTCCTCCATGCGGacgtgcccccgccgccggcgcggacaGCTAAGAAGCCCAGCAACACCTGGGTCAACCCGTCCTGCGTCGCCAAGCCCAAGCTTCCAGTAGatgcggtgccgccgccgccgtcggtgcTGCCACCCAAGCGCCtctgcggcggcgaggagctcgcGGGTTGGTGCGTCGGCGACGGCTTCCGTGGCGTCGCGCAGCTCAAGGGTCACGCCAAGGCGGTCACCGGCGTCGCTGTGCCGGAAGGGTCTGGCAAGCTATTCTCCGGCAGCATGGACGGCACTGTGCGCGTCTGGGACGGCAGCACCGGGCAGTGCGTCCACGTCGCGCCGATGCAAGAAGGGGAGGTGGCGAGCCTGGTTTCCGTCGGCCCGTGGGTGGTCGTCGGGGTGCGCGGCGCCGTCAAGGCCCTCCACACCGGAACCGGGAAGGAGCTCCTTCTGCGAGGACCCGCTGCCTCCACGCTGGTCACCGCCTTGCTCGTCGAGGACGACGAGCACCTCTTCGCCGGCACGGAGGACGGCGTCATCTACATGTGGAGGATGAACCAAGCCCAGCAATGCTTGGACGAGGTCGCCGCGTTCCGGGGGCACGAGAAGGCCGTGGCATCGCTGGCGCAAGGAAAGGGCAGGCTTAACACCGGCTCGGCAGACGGCAGCATTAGGGCCTGGGACCTCGAGAGCCGCCGGTGCGTCTGCACCCTCGCCGCCCACGCCTCGGCAGTGATCGCGTTGCTGTGCTGGGAACAGTTCCTGCTCTCGTCGTCCGATGACGGCACCGTTATGGTCTGGCGCGCGAAGCCGGACCGCGACGACCTCGACCTCGAGGTGCACTACGTCCACAGCGAAGGGGAACGCGTGGCCGCCATCGATGGAACGTACGATCCGGACAAGAAGCCCGTCCTGATGGTGTCGCGCGGCGATGGCGTTGTGCGTGTCTACGACCTCCCGTCGATGAAGAACAGAGGGCAGATTCGCTGCAGCGGCGAGGCCAGGACCGTATACCTCAGGTCGCCCGGCGTCGTCTTCACCGGAGATGCGTCCGGCGAGGTCAGAGTGGTGAAGTGGACGCCACGCGCTGAAGCTGAAGCATTAATTATTTGAAAGTTTGGACTGCACCTGTGCATGATCTTTTGAGGCGATCAATCACTGCTGCCAATTTTGCTTGTAAGCCGGTGTGTATGTAAGACCCAGCAAGTTGATCCTCTGCTTGTTACTGTCTTAATAAGAAACAACAGAGATGTTACGGTTATTTTTTGACTTTGTGACGGTTTTTTTTTAAGTgtaacgggggggggggggggggggggggggggggggagagaagAGTCCCCACCAAATTTCATTCATAGGAGCTTATTGCAAGCTCATTAAACCCACTAGTTCAGCAATTTTACAAACTTTGTGACGTTAGAACACCACATTGCTGAATTGCTGATAATGGATGCGATGGCTATCCTTTTTTCTGGCCCCAGCTAACTCCGTTGTGCTTGCCTATGGGCTTTTTTGACCCACAGTATGCGCCAGATGTTCTCTAAGAGAGCgaattgttttccttttttcccttgTATAGAACTGGAAAGACGACGGTCGACGGCTAGTGCTACTGTTACAAGAGAAGCAACACTCATCCTCTCAGTCTCAGCGAGTAAGAGAGGAGCACAACTCTAAAGCAGTAACGCATAAACACAACAACAAAATGTACTTCAATATCCTTTCGACCAGGTTGTTGAGTTAGCTTTTGCTCTGAGCGATGTGATCAGATAAAATTGTCTCGGTGGCGCTGGCAGCGAGTTTTCGCCACCacctcttgcatttgcatttacaTTGTAAGAGTTCTTGCCATCCAAATCCCAGCCAACTTTTGCGTGATGTGATCAGATACATTATCTTGGAGGAAGGGTAGAAGACTAGAAGTTAGTTTTTGCCACCACTACCTTACGATCTGTTACCACCACCTACGTTTGCAGAATTGCTACGTGTGGAGTAGGCATGGGCTGACAGTCGAGTCCCTGCGCGTTTGGCTGATGGCAGCAGCCGAAAGTGAGATTCGACCACAGTGGCTCGTTAAAAAGTTCACCAAACACAGACACGTCTGAAGTGGACGGTGCTAGTTGACGTTATTACCAGTTTGCTACTAACCCCTTGTCCGGTTGTTGGTGGCAAATTGGCAAGAAGATGCTCCGACCGTGATCACTGTCTCACTGATCACCACCGATCGCGGTAATTTCTCTGATTTGTTATCGATTACAGTTCTGCTGCGTGAGTTGTAAGCGCAGCAGGACGACGCGCCGGCCTGCCTGCCATGCACGACCCTGCCCGGGTGACCCGAGGTCCGGGCAAATTAGCGGGGCAGCGAGGTCTCTGTCGGTCGTGGTGGTCGTCGGCACGAAGCGCTCCAGTTTCGTTCACACGGCTGCAACCTGCAGGGCGCAGGCAGCTGTACCTGGCTCGAACCTTCCATTTCTCCGGTCTCCTCCGCCCGTGAAGACCACGACAACCAACCGCGCGCGGCAGCTGAAGAGAATTAACGTGACCATCGCCTCTTTTGGTTTGGTGCGACCGCTGTTTCACGTGATCCCGGCCGGCCATATTCCACGGGACGGACACCAGTGGCAAGGTCCCAGCACGATCCTTGGTCGATAAGCAGCCCTTCTCCTACCACACTGAGCTAAACAATGTCTTAAAATGGCAATCGCTCTGGAGCTTTGTGATTGTTCCCCTTAAGGCCGTCTCTTTGCTCTTACGCGGTCtatcaaaaaaaatttaccATAATTTGTGCAAAAGATCCCATAAAAAGTGAGGTAGCATTTCGTTTGACCGGCAAGAACGCATCCCGTTCCCTCCGCAGAAAAGGCCAAGCAAATTCATCCGCGCGCACACGGAAGCAACTCAAATCCTACCGAACTGTGGACCCCAACCCACCTGTCAGTGGCGATAAGCAACATGAATTTATAACTGACAGGTGGTCCCGGGGCCCGCACCTCCTACCACGTGCGGCCCTTTCTCAGTTCCTTTCTGCCGTACTACTCCATTTTAAACTATTTTTTCCGTCTCTAATTTCCGCTCATTTTTGGCCATTTATTATTCCTTCAACGATCTCGGccgcctcctcttccccctTCCGTTCCGTTGGCGTTTGATCCTTCGCACCAGATTGCTGCGACCCTCCGAATTCCCATTTCGCGGTTGAGAGCTTCGATCTCTTGCGCGCATGGAGGAGCCCTCCGGCGAGGCCACCGCCTCGCTGGCACCGGAGCCGCGCGGGCGGGCGGATGAGGACGGGAGGTCGCCGCGGGAACCGCCGGAGCCGCGCAGGCGGGCGGATGAGGACGGGAGGTCGCCGCGGGAACCGGCGTTCGAGGACGCAATGGAGGAGGCGTCGACCGCCTCCGCGTCGCCGGTCGCGTGCCGCGAGGGCGATAGcgaggccgccgcggaggcCTCGCCGTCTTCGTCGCCCTCAGCGTGGAGATCGCAGGGCGACGGGCCGGCCGCTGCGGAGGAAGTGGAAACGTACGACTCGCCTTCGGCTTCATCATCGGGGTGCGCGGCGATGGAGGGGGAGGAGTCCCCGTCGGTTGTTGAATCGCGAGAGGAGCCGGGGAGCGTGGATACGGGAAGCGCCGCGTCTCCCTCGGAGCAGCTCGCGAGAGGAGCGGAGGAGCATGAGAGTCCGATGGCCACGCCAAGGGCAGGATCGCCGTTGAGGGAGGAGACGGAGTCGAGTATGCACTCGGCGCCATCGTCCCCGGCGCGCTCAGCCACGTCGACGTCGTCTTCGCCGCTGTCGCAGATCAAGCAGCAGGCGCGGCATGTTCGAACAGGCAGCTTCCAGCGGTTCCGGCAGCAGATGCAGCGCGCTTGGAAGTGGGGGCCGattggaggcggaggaggcggagagagGAGCCCCAGGGAACAGTTGCTGCGGACGTCTCTGAACATTGAGGCCATGGCGAATCAGAAGCGGCAGTGGTATCAAATCCACTCCAAGGCGCAGGTATAGAGCTCACCTTTTTGCTCAATCGTAGGTATGATAATTGTGCATTTGTATGCCAACTTTTCCTTAGTGGGATGACTCAAGACTAATTTTAAAACTAAAGGGATAAATTAGTGCAAATAGCTTGCGAGTTTGAGCTTTGCCTTGAAATTGGCAGaatagttttcaaaaaaaaataaattggcaGAATACATAAGTTCTTATTGGTGCCATTTCGTAGTTGCTCATTGTTTAGCTTCCTATTCTGACAGAGTTTGCATAACACTGTTTTAGCTTCCAATGCTCATCGTTTAGCTCCTCTTGCAGTGTTTTGATATGTATGCAGTATCAAGTTGCCCTTGTCAATAAGCTATTTCTTCCATCTCTGCAGGATCACTGGCAATATAAGGAACCAGCATCGCTCTTTGAACATTTTTTTGTAGTTGGTCTCCACTCTTATGCAAATGTTGGAGTAATTGAGGATGCTTTTGCGAAAAAGAAAGCTTGGGAATCTAATGTAGCACGCTCAGAGATAGTAGATCTTAGAAAAATCCAGTATCATGGACCTATTCCATCAATGGAACCCCAGGTATGCTGCTTTGATCTTGAGAGATAAATGTCTTCCAGTTTCAGATGCAGTAGTGTTATCTATGTTATTTTGTGGTACCAAACTTTAGTTCAAGTGCACTTGCCTTTAGATGCCACCATAACCTTAGGTGATTTTTGAAGTTGATTAGGTTGTGGTCCATAATAATAGGTGCTTTTATTTTTTCGAAGACTATACAGCGGGAGAGGCCCCCGCTGTGGTAAGATATATTAAAAGGGTAAAATAAACTGTACAAGGACAAAAGTCCAAAGGGCACCGCAATGcccgaaaaggaaaaaagacttCAGAAAGACCTCAAAGGAGGCTAAGAGCTATGGCTAAAACTAATGCTGTACATTGGTGACCCATGAGAGGAAATCCTGTTTTTTTGCTTTCCTTGATTCTGTGAGCTTGAAGTCTTGCCTCATCTACAAATCTAGATAACCAGTCTCTAACTGTTGGCCTTTTTCCTTTACAGATGAGGctgtttttattttgttgtcTAGGTGCTTTTATTTTGTTGTCAGGTAGCTGAGAATTGCGacatttttgtttttgtttctaaATATTTGATCCTTAAGTGTGATAGCACATCACAAAAACGTCTATAGACGATTTTTTCCTGATGTTCAGGTACTAATTAGTAAGACTGAAATACTGCATgtattcatgatgcatgcaaatTTGCTGGTCTGTGGGCATGATTATATACAAATATTTTAGTTTATTGAGTAAAAAGGAATTCCATGGATCATCACTAGTTCACGTTACTTTGTTGTTATCATTGTACATTGTTGATTCCCTTTATGTGTATGGCAATGCTTATAGAGCACCTGTACTATCTGCAGTATTGTAAAATCTATAGGCATACAGTATCACTTATTTGAAGAAAATGAATTCGTCCTTTTTGCATTAGATGCCGCTTGTGTTCAGATTTGTATTTTTCTGACAGATGCAGACTATCCCTATGGTAAAAAACGTACAACTTTATTTATGGGAGGGAGGGATTCAACAGCTAGTTCTACTCAATTCAGTTGAGCAGAAAAAGCTT is a genomic window containing:
- the LOC117835406 gene encoding zinc finger CCCH domain-containing protein 48, yielding MAAVHQRLSFPVAPPHPRRGSHGPRRDIPPQVCRYWKSGHCSRNPCRFLHADVPPPPARTAKKPSNTWVNPSCVAKPKLPVDAVPPPPSVLPPKRLCGGEELAGWCVGDGFRGVAQLKGHAKAVTGVAVPEGSGKLFSGSMDGTVRVWDGSTGQCVHVAPMQEGEVASLVSVGPWVVVGVRGAVKALHTGTGKELLLRGPAASTLVTALLVEDDEHLFAGTEDGVIYMWRMNQAQQCLDEVAAFRGHEKAVASLAQGKGRLNTGSADGSIRAWDLESRRCVCTLAAHASAVIALLCWEQFLLSSSDDGTVMVWRAKPDRDDLDLEVHYVHSEGERVAAIDGTYDPDKKPVLMVSRGDGVVRVYDLPSMKNRGQIRCSGEARTVYLRSPGVVFTGDASGEVRVVKWTPRAEAEALII
- the LOC117835407 gene encoding uncharacterized protein encodes the protein MAVPGGRNGLRNDDDDIAEHAEAFGGVSDDEEVPPHLRALANAAQTGDVAALLAALDNHDGSIDVPVEDGDTLLHLACLYGHLPCVQLLLERGASLECKDEEGAIPLHDACAGGFTEMVQYILNFAANKDGCVVRMLNTVDSEGDTPLHHAARGEHLDVVKLLLEAGASPKKENTYGQTPADMADQDTEVRGLLTAKQIEASTHMSDD